A part of Catharus ustulatus isolate bCatUst1 chromosome 8, bCatUst1.pri.v2, whole genome shotgun sequence genomic DNA contains:
- the RRP12 gene encoding RRP12-like protein → MAAGAGSGKGPVGAAARGAGSSMARSGRLRSGTAAKLKRWRKGHSSDSNPETRQHRLAARSRFCSRPAEKSNLTVDAVKLHNELQSGSLRLERASDSAQFRMEEDSAEEAATEKSSGTFLSGLSDCTNITFSKVQRFWESNSAAHKEICAVLAAVTEVIRSQGGKESETEYFAALMTTLEAVESPESLSAVAYLLNLVLKRVPSPVLIKKFSDASKAFMSIVSSQACSSSTSALRWVLSCLATLLRKQDLAAWSYPITLQVYHGLLSFCVHTKPKVRKAAQYGVCSVLRGSEFMFGDAAPEHHPAAPSTAKFCVQEIEKAGGAKEATTTLHVLALLRDVLPCFPAAVVKTCCETLLRVMTLSHVLVTACAMQAFHSLFSAQTSVACLPAELNAQIITALYDYVPSTSDLQPLLTWLSTMERAHINLGRLQKDLCWAHLPRLFSAAMNCFLSPHSQVVSAAAQTLETLLSECIAPHMEDMGTVTASAPAPAAYLCKMFRSVEEGLTYRFHAAWDQVLRVLEIFFETCGKQCHPIMRKCLQSLCDLRLSPHFPYTAEVDQAVGAAVSTMGPEVLLETVPLEISGKEETLDFPRSWLLPVLRDNVQGAQLGFFTSYFLPLAAALKSRAQEFTQAGKNVEAKIYDTLQWQVWTLLPGFCTHPTDVLGAFKGLARTLGMAISERPDLRPTVCQALRTLIHKGCQTDAERAEVGRFAKNFLPILFNVYSQPEEDGGTSAQRRSVLDTVRAYLTITDPQMVCGFLEKASAKLTSAESSEFTRLSILDLIVAMAPYADEQTLDSLYCTIQPSLQSKERSMQKKAYRVLEEVCAAPHAPCQAFVRSHLQDLQAALLDSLKSAASPAKRPRLKCLFHIVKQLSAEHEPFVTALVPEVILCTKEVSVGARKNAFMLLVEMGHAFIRFGPTPEEAMQRFLLLIYVGLTGSVTMISCTVLALTRLFFEFKDHLEFSVVEQLLQNICLLLASRTRDVVKAALGFLKVTLLLVDTKLLAKHVQTMLEAVGNLSDDMRRHFRMKLRNLFIKFIRKFGFELVKGLLPAEYHKVLVNIRKAESRSRKQRALKKAAAGMDEEEAPPPQPRGDSMEEILADSEDEEEEEEERHRSKEWRKQARQKGQAWLKEGEDDEPLNFLDPNVSQRVLATKPGPKRSRGVSHDFQMSEDGRLIIHEEEEELDDDEAKGADEEMADVLQDVGLRSKKSQKRRFREDPDDEEAEAGTYSQYKAGGSGIHRPLKKEPAFGAEYRSKKGKGDVKKKGQLDPYAYIPLNRAKLNRRKRAKMQGQFKGLMKGAQRGAKAGRRNRLKSQRS, encoded by the exons ATGGCGGCTGGCGCCGGAAGCGGAAAGGGGCCGGTGGGCGCGGCCGCACGTGGAGCCGGGTCCAGCATGGCGCGGAGCGGGAGGCTCCGGTCGGGAACCGCGGCCAAGCTGAAGCGCTGGCGGAAGGGCCACAGCAGTGACTCCAACCCCGAGACCCGCCAGCATCGTCTGGCTGCCCGCAGCCGCTTCTGCAGCCGGCCGGCGG AGAAAAGCAACTTGACGGTGGATGCGGTGAAGCTGCACAATGAGCTGCAGTCGGGGTCCCTGCGTCTGGAGCGGGCGAGTGACAGTGCTCAGTTCCGTATGGAGGAGGACAGCGCTGAAGAGGCTGCCACAGAGAAGTCCTCTGGCACCTTCCTGAGTGGGCTGAGCGACTGCACTAACATCACCTTCAGCAAGGTGCAGCGCTTCTGGGAATCCAACTCTGCTGCTCACAAAGAG ATCTGTGCCGTGCTGGCAGCTGTGACGGAAGTGATCCGCTCCCAGGGAGGCAAGGAGAGCGAGACGGAATACTTTGCTGCACTG ATGACCACGCTGGAGGCAGTAGAGTCCCCTGAGTCACTGTCTGCTGTTGCCTACCTGCTTAACCTTGTCCTAAAGCG GGTGCCGAGCCCTGTTCTTATTAAAAAGTTCTCAGATGCTTCAAAAGCCTTCATGAGTATTGTGTCCTCACaggcctgcagcagctccacctcTGCGCTGCGATGG GTCCTCTCTTGCCTGGCTACACTGCTACGGAAGCAAGACTTGGCAGCCTGGAGCTATCCCATCACCCTGCAGGTCTATCATGGCTTGCTGAGCTTTTGTGTTCATACCAAACCCAAG GTGCGGAAAGCAGCGCAGTACGGCGTGTGCTCTGTCCTGAGGGGCAGCGAATTCATGTTTGGTGATGCAGCCCCTGAGCATCACCCTGCAGCACCCTCCACCGCCAAGTTCTGTGTGCAGGAGATTGAAAAAGCTGGAG GTGCCAAGGAGGCCACCACCACCCTGCATGTCCTTGCCCTGCTGCGAGATGTGCTgccctgcttccctgcagctgtggtgaAGACCTGCTGTGAGACCTTGCTCCGAGTCATGACCCTCAGCCATGTG TTGGTGACAGCATGTGCCATGCAAGCTTTCCACAGCCTCTTCAGTGCCCAGACCAGTGTGGCCTGCCTGCCAGCTGAGCTCAATGCCCAGATCATCACT GCTCTCTACGACTACGTGCCCAGCACGAGTgacctgcagccactgctgacCTGGCTGTCCACGATGGAGCGGGCACACATCAACCTGGGCAG gCTGCAGAAGGACCTGTGCTGGGCTCACCTGCCCCGGCTCTTCTCTGCTGCCATGAACTGCTTCCTCTCCCCACACTCCCAGGtggtgtcagcagcagcacagaccctGGAG ACCCTCCTGAGTGAGTGCATTGCTCCCCACATGGAGGACATGGGCACTGTGActgcctctgccccagcccctgctgcctaCCTGTGCAAGATGTTTAG ATCAGTGGAGGAAGGGCTGACATACCGTTTCCATGCAGCGTGGGATCAAGTTCTGAGAGTGCTGGAGATCTTCTTCGAGACATGTGGGAAGCAGTGCCATCCCATCATGAGGAAG TGTCTCCAGTCCTTGTGTGACCTGCGTCTCTCCCCACACTTTCCCTATACGGCTGAAGTGGACCAGGCAGTGGGGGCTGCTGTGAGCACCATGGGTCCCGAGGTACTACTGGAAACTGTGCCCCTGGAGATCAGTGGCAAGGA GGAGACGCTGGATTTCCCCCgcagctggctgctgccagtgctgcgGGACAACGTGCAGGGTGCGCAGCTTGGCTTCTTCACCAGTTACTTCTTGCCTTTGGCGGCCGCTCTGAAAAGCAGAG cccAGGAGTTTACCCAGGCTGGGAAGAATGTGGAGGCCAAGATCTACGACACGCTGCAGTGGCAG gTCTGGACTCTGCTGCCTGGCTTCTGCACCCATCCCACAGATGTGCTGGGGGCCTTCAAGGGGCTGGCCCGCACCCTGGGCATGGCCATCAGTGAGCGCCCAGACCTCCGCCCCACTGTGTGCCAGGCTTTGCGCACCCTCATCCACAAAGGCTGCCAGACAG ATGCGGAGCGGGCAGAAGTGGGTCGCTTTGCCAAAAATTTCCTGCCCATCCTGTTCAACGTGTACAGCCAACCTGAGGAGGATGGGGGCACAAGCGCTCAGCGCCGCTCTGTGCTAGACACTGTCCGTGCTTACCTGACCATCACGGATCCTCAG ATGGTGTGTGGATTCCTGGAGAAAGCCAGTGCAAAGCTGACCAGTGCTGAGAGTTCCGAGTTCACCAG ACTCTCCATCCTGGACCTGATAGTGGCAATGGCACCCTATGCTGATGAGCAGACCCTGGACTCCCTATACTGTACCATCCAGCCTTCCCTCCAG agcaaagAGCGCAGCATGCAGAAGAAGGCGTATCGTGTGCTGGAGGAGGTGTGTGCTGCTCCCCATGCTCCCTGCCAGGCCTTTGTCCGCTCCCACCTCCAGGACCTGCAGGCAGCGCTGCTGGACTCACTCAAGAGTGCAGCATCCCCGGCCAAGAGG ccCCGGCTGAAATGCCTGTTCCACATTGTGAAGCAGCTATCTGCAGAGCATGAGCCTTTTGTTACTGCCCTGGTCCCAGAG GTCATCCTATGCACCAAGGAGGTGTCAGTGGGGGCCCGCAAGAACGCCTTCATGCTGCTCGTGGAGATGGGGCATGCTTTCATCCGCTTTGGACCCACCCCTGAAG AGGCTATGCAGCGGTTCCTGCTCCTGATCTACGTGGGGCTCACTGGCTCAGTCACCATGATCAGCTGCACCGTGCTGGCACTGACCCGCCTGTTCTTTGAGTTCAAag ATCACCTGGAGTTCAGTGTggtggagcagctcctgcagaacaTCTGCCTGTTGCTGGCCTCCCGCACACGGGATGTGGTCAAGGCAGCCTTGGGATTCCTGAAGGTCACACTGCTTCTGGTGGACACCAAACTCCTGGCCAAGCATGTCCAGACAATG CTGGAGGCTGTGGGGAACCTTTCAGATGACATGAGACGCCACTTCCGTATGAAGCTGCGAAACCTCTTCATCAAATTCATCCGCAAGTTTGG CTTTGAGCTGGTGaaggggctgctgccagcagagtaCCATAAGGTGCTGGTGAACATCCGCAAGGCGGAATCCCGGAGCCGTAAGCAGCGTGCCCTGAAGAAGGCAGCTGCGGGTATGGATGAGGAGGAGGCACCACCACCACAGCCCAGAGGAGACAG TATGGAGGAGATCCTGGCTGACtcagaggatgaagaggaggaagaggaggaacgGCATCGGAGCAAGGAGTGGAGGAAGCAAGCACGGCAGAAGGGCCAGGCATGGCTCAAGGAAGGGGAAGATGATGAGCCCCTCAACTTCTTGGACCCCAATGTGTCCCAGCGGGTGCTGG CCACCAAGCCAGGCCCCAAGCGGTCCAGAGGAGTGAGCCATGATTTCCAGATGTCTGAGGATGGACGCCTGATCATCcatgaagaggaagaggagctggaTGATGATGAAGCCAAAG GAGCAGACGAGGAGATGGCAGATGTGCTGCAAGATGTGGGACTCCGCAGT aagaagAGTCAGAAGCGTCGGTTCAGAGAGGACCCAGATGATGAGGAAGCTGAGGCTGGAACCTATTCTCAGTATAAAG ctggAGGCTCTGGGATCCATCGTCCGCTGAAGAAGGAGCCAGCCTTTGGTGCAGAGTATAGATCCAAG AAAGGTAAAGGTGACGTGAAGAAGAAGGGCCAACTTGACCCCTATGCCTACATCCCCCTGAACAGAGCTAAACTCAACAGAAG GAAGCGGGCGAAGATGCAGGGGCAGTTCAAAGGCCTGATGAAGGGAGCCCAGCGCGGGGCCAAGGCCGGCCGCAGGAACCGTCTGAAGTCCCAGCGCTCCTGA